In Pyxidicoccus xibeiensis, the following proteins share a genomic window:
- a CDS encoding OmpA family protein, whose translation MTESPREHGQQQRGKTWVPWLVTALVVLFSGGVMYLALQSSRTAQALAEQSKQAADEAAARARDAENARKLAEEKLAAAESERTKLATEKEQLSTEKAQLSQTVQEQEAELAKLKATYDDLQDKMKAEIADGAIRLTQGEGRIQVDLVDKVLFDSGDASISTRGQEVLTRLGGVLAKVENRFIQVSGHTDDSPPSQKLQSTFPTNWELSVARAVNVVRFLQDKGGVPARRLVAAGYGEMRPIAGNATPQGRARNRRIEVLLMPDLPAQRNAAAVKKALAAQGSTAQKSAVKPAKGTK comes from the coding sequence ATGACGGAGTCGCCGCGAGAGCACGGGCAGCAGCAGCGAGGAAAGACGTGGGTTCCCTGGCTGGTGACGGCGCTGGTGGTGCTCTTCTCGGGCGGCGTCATGTACCTGGCGCTCCAGAGCTCGCGCACCGCGCAGGCCCTGGCCGAGCAGTCCAAGCAGGCCGCCGACGAGGCCGCCGCGCGCGCCCGCGACGCGGAGAACGCGCGCAAGCTGGCGGAGGAGAAGCTGGCGGCGGCGGAGTCCGAGCGCACGAAGCTGGCCACCGAGAAGGAGCAGCTCAGCACGGAGAAGGCGCAGCTGAGCCAGACGGTGCAGGAGCAGGAGGCGGAGCTGGCCAAGCTCAAGGCCACCTACGACGACCTCCAGGACAAGATGAAGGCCGAAATCGCCGACGGCGCCATCCGGCTGACGCAGGGCGAGGGCCGCATCCAGGTGGACCTGGTGGACAAGGTGCTCTTCGACTCCGGCGACGCGAGCATCAGCACGCGCGGTCAGGAGGTGCTCACGCGGCTGGGCGGCGTGCTGGCGAAGGTGGAGAACCGGTTCATCCAGGTGTCCGGCCACACGGACGACTCGCCGCCGTCCCAGAAGCTGCAGTCCACCTTCCCCACCAACTGGGAGCTGTCCGTGGCGCGCGCGGTGAACGTGGTGCGCTTCCTCCAGGACAAGGGCGGCGTGCCCGCGCGCCGGCTGGTGGCGGCCGGCTACGGCGAGATGCGCCCCATCGCCGGCAACGCCACCCCGCAGGGCCGCGCGCGCAACCGCCGCATCGAGGTGCTCCTGATGCCGGACCTCCCCGCGCAGCGCAACGCCGCGGCCGTGAAGAAGGCCCTCGCGGCGCAGGGCTCCACGGCACAGAAGAGCGCCGTGAAGCCCGCCAAGGGGACGAAGTAG
- a CDS encoding OmpP1/FadL family transporter: protein MKKTLSLVAIFAAGTSQAAGFQINTQSARSTGMGNAAVAWLDDSSAIYSNAANILGDKKLDVTVGDTGILPNLKFTRTGGTEEGQKTTLSPPPHLFVTYKVMDSLAVGVGVYTPFGARSRWVDDFSGRFRARESAMAVYNINPTVAYQVHERLKLGAGINIGRGTLELKRALDFVESEGNVHLGGAAWGVGFNAGVQAELVPKLLSAGAHYRSAMDLTFKGHADFQNVPAEFQTRTSDTRVQGDVTLPQSLAVGIAFTPIERLKLAFDANLVDWSDFQQLAIEFPDNPALNNPLPKRWRATWNFHLGAEYGVTDALSVRAGFVADPTPSPRETLTPDLPDSDRIAVTGGVGYAFGALRADAAYQFVSLSDKQSDAPGATGTYGGQAHVFGLTLGYSM from the coding sequence ATGAAGAAGACACTCTCCCTGGTAGCGATTTTCGCCGCGGGCACCAGCCAGGCGGCGGGCTTCCAGATCAACACCCAGAGCGCCCGCTCCACGGGCATGGGCAACGCGGCCGTCGCGTGGCTGGACGACTCGTCGGCCATCTACTCGAACGCGGCCAACATCCTGGGTGACAAGAAGCTGGACGTGACGGTGGGCGACACCGGCATCCTCCCCAACCTGAAGTTCACCCGCACGGGCGGGACGGAGGAGGGGCAGAAGACGACGCTGTCCCCGCCGCCGCACCTGTTCGTCACCTACAAGGTGATGGACAGCCTGGCCGTGGGCGTGGGCGTGTACACGCCGTTCGGTGCGCGCAGCCGCTGGGTGGATGACTTCTCGGGCCGCTTCCGGGCCCGCGAGTCGGCCATGGCCGTCTACAACATCAACCCCACGGTGGCGTACCAGGTGCACGAGCGCCTCAAGCTGGGCGCCGGCATCAACATCGGCCGGGGCACGCTGGAGCTCAAGCGCGCGCTGGACTTCGTGGAGTCCGAGGGCAACGTCCACCTGGGCGGCGCGGCGTGGGGCGTCGGCTTCAACGCCGGCGTCCAGGCGGAGCTGGTGCCGAAGCTGCTCTCCGCGGGCGCGCACTACCGCAGCGCCATGGACCTCACGTTCAAGGGCCACGCGGACTTCCAGAACGTGCCGGCGGAGTTCCAGACGCGCACCTCGGACACCCGCGTGCAGGGCGACGTCACCCTGCCGCAGTCGCTGGCGGTGGGCATCGCCTTCACGCCCATCGAGCGGCTGAAGCTGGCCTTCGATGCGAACCTGGTGGACTGGTCGGACTTCCAGCAGCTGGCGATTGAGTTCCCGGACAACCCGGCGCTCAACAACCCGCTGCCCAAGCGCTGGCGGGCGACGTGGAACTTCCACCTGGGCGCCGAGTACGGCGTGACGGACGCGCTGAGCGTGCGCGCCGGCTTCGTCGCGGACCCGACGCCCAGCCCCCGCGAGACGCTGACGCCGGACCTGCCGGACTCGGACCGCATCGCCGTGACGGGCGGCGTGGGCTACGCGTTCGGCGCGCTGCGCGCGGACGCGGCGTACCAGTTCGTCTCGCTGTCCGACAAGCAGAGCGACGCGCCGGGCGCCACCGGCACGTACGGCGGCCAGGCCCACGTGTTCGGCCTGACGCTCGGCTACTCGATGTAG
- a CDS encoding cyclic nucleotide-binding domain-containing protein, with protein MAESRGTSRERAVQLASEGKLEEALAEYQGVAKGAPDDAEVRQKVAELYEWLGRKPEAAAAYETAALAWTKADQPLRAVAACVALTRTGAAPAARTRTAKVLAERFALAHPAGPGIGAASGVGAGPGLGTVPGIGAVSGAGAVPGLGTVPGIGAVSGAGAVPGLGAAPGPGAVKGTPAPAGPGASVLAPVPEAEAPGAVPILSQLDREAFVALVEVLEVRAFFPGQAVVEEGRQGTSMFALVEGRADVSRTLEGGERKGVATVMPGDFFGELALVSEGPRLATVTATERAVLLELTRERMEAVSARHPQVGVAVEAFYRRRMVENLLRSNPLFTKFTPEQKAAVSRDFQLRSVAKGEALLTQGQPGDAFYVLLRGRCTPWLEQLHGRRVALAELREGDVFGEISLLLDKPVSATVRADVPGVVLRLERAAFEKHLLSQPGLKGMLMRMGTERLQRTAQALASGRVLHEGDLRV; from the coding sequence ATGGCGGAATCACGCGGCACGAGCAGGGAGCGGGCCGTCCAGCTGGCCAGTGAGGGCAAGCTGGAGGAGGCGCTGGCCGAGTACCAGGGCGTGGCGAAGGGCGCCCCGGATGACGCGGAGGTCCGCCAGAAGGTGGCGGAGCTGTACGAGTGGCTGGGCCGCAAGCCGGAGGCCGCCGCCGCGTACGAGACGGCCGCGCTGGCCTGGACGAAGGCGGACCAGCCGCTGCGCGCGGTGGCCGCGTGTGTCGCGCTGACGCGCACCGGCGCGGCCCCCGCCGCGCGCACCCGCACCGCGAAGGTGTTGGCCGAGCGCTTCGCCCTGGCGCATCCGGCCGGGCCCGGCATCGGCGCCGCTTCCGGCGTGGGCGCCGGGCCGGGCCTGGGCACCGTGCCCGGCATCGGCGCGGTATCAGGAGCGGGCGCCGTGCCGGGCCTGGGCACCGTGCCCGGCATCGGCGCGGTATCAGGAGCGGGCGCCGTGCCGGGCCTGGGCGCCGCGCCAGGTCCGGGCGCAGTGAAGGGCACGCCCGCTCCCGCGGGGCCCGGCGCCTCGGTGCTCGCGCCGGTGCCGGAGGCCGAGGCCCCCGGCGCGGTGCCCATCCTGTCGCAGCTGGACCGGGAGGCCTTCGTCGCGCTGGTGGAGGTGCTGGAGGTGCGCGCCTTCTTCCCCGGCCAGGCGGTGGTGGAGGAAGGCAGGCAGGGCACCTCCATGTTCGCGCTGGTGGAGGGCCGGGCGGACGTGTCTCGCACGCTGGAGGGCGGCGAGCGCAAGGGGGTGGCCACCGTGATGCCCGGGGACTTCTTCGGTGAGCTGGCGCTCGTCTCCGAGGGGCCCCGCCTGGCCACCGTGACGGCCACCGAGCGCGCCGTGCTGCTGGAGCTGACGCGCGAGCGCATGGAGGCCGTGTCCGCGCGGCACCCCCAGGTGGGCGTCGCGGTGGAGGCCTTCTACCGCCGGCGCATGGTGGAGAACCTGCTGCGCAGCAACCCGCTGTTCACCAAGTTCACCCCGGAGCAGAAGGCCGCCGTGTCGCGCGACTTCCAGCTGCGCTCCGTGGCCAAGGGCGAGGCGCTGCTGACGCAGGGCCAGCCGGGCGACGCCTTCTACGTGCTGCTGCGCGGGCGCTGCACCCCGTGGCTGGAGCAGCTGCACGGGCGGCGCGTGGCGCTGGCGGAGCTGCGCGAGGGCGACGTCTTCGGCGAAATCTCCCTGCTGCTGGACAAGCCCGTGTCCGCCACCGTCCGCGCGGACGTGCCGGGCGTGGTGCTGCGCCTGGAGCGCGCCGCCTTCGAGAAGCACCTGCTCAGCCAGCCCGGCCTCAAGGGCATGCTGATGCGCATGGGCACCGAGCGCCTGCAGCGCACCGCCCAGGCGCTGGCCTCCGGCCGCGTCCTCCACGAGGGCGACCTGCGCGTCTGA
- a CDS encoding cyclic nucleotide-binding domain-containing protein gives MAGSTVEPRLSDDGAVRADVPATGATRAVWEAVMQGAVDVAVRAYEDLAAPQRERVLEESSGLPAPTRSTLADVLRRARDFAGAARLLEADGAHAVAAPLHEQAGALRQAAEAWLRAGEQGRAAAAFERAGSLERALELYLALGARESMAQCLTRLQRPLEAAAVYRELGNAHAELEALRGVPPGHARRREAVLRMSALLDAMGDSWRALVLLADAQRESDAAREDSALQAEHGRLLRQLGLDAHVVEPERAPVPLDGYEYLKAIPIFGELPMEDMKDLFRMAQQVLIPEDTTVLEKGARGTGLLVLLDGTVDVYSGPGADARLLNTLGPGAFLGEISLILDGATSAHVRARTAVRALRVTRVDFQHYLDTHEAAALRIYRLFTQNLAERVRALSA, from the coding sequence ATGGCGGGGTCCACGGTGGAGCCCAGGCTCAGCGATGACGGCGCGGTGCGGGCGGACGTGCCCGCGACAGGTGCCACCCGCGCCGTCTGGGAGGCGGTGATGCAGGGAGCAGTGGACGTCGCCGTCCGGGCCTACGAGGACCTGGCGGCGCCGCAGCGGGAGCGCGTGCTGGAGGAGTCCTCCGGCCTGCCCGCGCCCACGCGCTCCACGCTGGCGGACGTGCTGCGGCGGGCCCGGGACTTCGCGGGCGCGGCGCGGCTGCTGGAGGCGGACGGGGCGCACGCGGTGGCGGCGCCGCTGCACGAGCAGGCGGGGGCGCTGCGCCAGGCGGCCGAGGCGTGGCTGCGCGCCGGCGAGCAGGGCCGGGCGGCAGCGGCCTTCGAGCGCGCGGGCAGCTTGGAGCGCGCGCTGGAGCTGTACCTGGCGCTGGGGGCGCGCGAGTCCATGGCGCAGTGCCTCACGCGGCTGCAGCGGCCGCTGGAGGCCGCGGCGGTGTACCGCGAGCTGGGCAACGCGCACGCGGAGCTGGAGGCCCTGCGCGGGGTGCCGCCCGGGCATGCGCGGCGGCGCGAGGCGGTGCTGCGGATGAGCGCGCTGCTGGACGCGATGGGCGACTCGTGGCGGGCGCTGGTGCTGCTGGCGGACGCGCAGCGCGAGTCGGACGCGGCGCGCGAGGACAGCGCATTGCAGGCCGAGCACGGCCGGCTGCTGCGGCAGCTGGGGCTGGACGCGCATGTGGTGGAGCCCGAGCGCGCGCCGGTGCCGCTGGATGGCTACGAGTACCTCAAGGCCATTCCCATCTTCGGCGAGCTGCCGATGGAGGACATGAAGGACCTGTTCCGGATGGCGCAGCAGGTGCTCATCCCCGAGGACACCACGGTGCTGGAGAAGGGCGCGCGGGGCACGGGGCTGCTGGTGCTGCTGGACGGCACGGTGGACGTGTACAGCGGCCCGGGGGCGGATGCGCGGCTGCTCAACACGCTGGGGCCGGGGGCGTTCCTGGGCGAAATCTCGCTCATCCTGGACGGGGCCACGTCCGCGCACGTGAGGGCGCGCACGGCGGTGCGGGCGCTGCGGGTGACGCGGGTGGACTTCCAGCACTACCTGGACACGCACGAGGCGGCGGCGCTGCGCATCTACCGGCTCTTCACGCAGAACCTGGCGGAGCGCGTGCGCGCGCTGAGCGCGTAG
- a CDS encoding exo-alpha-sialidase, whose translation MNPRNALSWRVLAALLALGPGAAAHAHAGLPETSNVTLRRGHPEDFFVGTTFGAVISRDSGKTFRWICPDALGAAAWQPRAFLWREAGDIMAASGNALLRSPDGGCTWNTHPYFASNWVTGLAAHPTDDRILYAVTGRTLAGLANGVHRSRDGGETWEATSLLRTGLTLNGVRVSSADPRRVYATGDASGKLMLLRSDDAGDTWQEFTHTLPDLLRPYDLIVEAVGPTSADSVFFQVSAQGYTHLLRSDDGGRTLTQLDVLADRFINMDLSSDGNTAWVGTLNYFFRGPSTGPLEKQPLPTGNACVLRVGETLYGCGSTWLHDWALARSTDQGTTWQPIFGLYDIQGPHHCPRGTPVRELCPARWPQLAEQLGAPLYPDGPDGGPEEPPPVDAGTPDAGTPDAGTPDAGGPTDPEQPPAPKTDGCGAAPGNAVPLLMLLSTLTTLTLGRRGRRRPDR comes from the coding sequence ATGAACCCTCGCAACGCGCTCTCGTGGAGAGTCCTCGCCGCCCTGCTGGCCCTGGGTCCGGGTGCGGCCGCCCACGCCCACGCGGGCCTGCCGGAGACCTCCAACGTCACCCTGCGCCGGGGCCACCCCGAGGACTTCTTCGTGGGCACCACCTTCGGCGCGGTGATTTCGCGCGACAGCGGCAAGACGTTCCGGTGGATCTGCCCGGACGCCCTGGGCGCCGCCGCGTGGCAGCCGAGGGCGTTCCTGTGGCGCGAGGCGGGGGACATCATGGCCGCCAGCGGCAACGCGCTCCTGCGCTCGCCCGACGGCGGCTGCACGTGGAACACGCACCCGTACTTCGCCAGCAACTGGGTGACGGGGCTCGCCGCGCACCCCACGGATGACCGCATCCTCTACGCCGTCACGGGCCGGACGCTGGCGGGGCTGGCCAACGGCGTGCACCGCTCCCGGGACGGCGGCGAGACGTGGGAGGCCACGTCCCTGCTGCGCACGGGCCTGACGCTCAACGGGGTGCGCGTCTCCTCCGCGGACCCCCGCCGCGTGTACGCCACCGGCGACGCGAGCGGGAAGCTGATGCTGCTGCGCAGCGACGACGCGGGTGACACCTGGCAGGAGTTCACCCACACGCTGCCGGACCTGCTGCGCCCGTATGACCTCATCGTGGAGGCGGTGGGGCCCACCTCCGCGGACTCGGTGTTCTTCCAGGTGTCCGCCCAGGGCTACACGCACCTGCTGCGCAGCGACGACGGCGGCCGCACGCTGACGCAGCTGGACGTGCTGGCCGACCGCTTCATCAACATGGACCTGTCCTCCGACGGCAACACCGCCTGGGTGGGCACCCTCAACTATTTCTTCCGGGGCCCCAGCACCGGCCCGCTGGAGAAGCAGCCGCTGCCCACCGGCAACGCGTGCGTGCTGCGCGTGGGCGAGACGCTCTACGGCTGCGGCTCCACCTGGCTGCACGACTGGGCGCTGGCGCGCAGCACCGACCAGGGGACCACCTGGCAGCCCATCTTCGGCCTCTACGACATCCAGGGCCCCCACCACTGCCCTCGGGGCACGCCCGTGCGGGAGCTCTGCCCCGCGCGCTGGCCGCAGCTCGCCGAGCAGCTCGGCGCACCGCTGTACCCCGACGGCCCCGACGGCGGCCCCGAGGAGCCGCCCCCCGTGGACGCGGGGACACCGGACGCGGGGACGCCGGACGCCGGGACGCCCGACGCCGGCGGGCCCACCGACCCGGAGCAGCCCCCGGCCCCCAAGACCGACGGGTGTGGCGCGGCGCCCGGGAATGCAGTGCCCCTGTTGATGCTTCTGTCGACCCTCACGACTCTCACCCTGGGGCGCCGCGGCCGGCGGCGCCCCGACCGATAG
- a CDS encoding YncE family protein, which translates to MTWARAWAAALALALAACTDDPDPVDGVEPPDDLEYTHPDPWAEGTLVPPPGPGGRILVTNSLDDTLSLIELDTVGTPGFKELARVPVGLNPVELEGPHHTAVSPRGDFYYVGISNYVPGGGSGPHGTHGTGAEDGYCLKLDARDNRLVGSVRVDPNPGDVIVSADGSTLYQTHFDTLKITEAARRGDGEDKMIARLAIIDAATMRRKAMVDVCPAPHAVRLSADERTAYVACWSDEVAIVDLSAAPPTVQRVKVSANTGTAVNPRHEPYALTLSPTTGEAWVSSMASRQVQVLNPVTRTMDPTRTVQGLRGPPMFGAFTADGRTLYLPYQLVDALAVIDPTTGTVLREVDLAAAGCLNAHQVTLTPDERHGLVVCEGDHRGPGTVHAVDLAEGTVVGTVTVGIFPDSVSILRGQP; encoded by the coding sequence ATGACGTGGGCCCGCGCGTGGGCTGCGGCGCTCGCGCTGGCGCTGGCGGCCTGTACGGATGACCCGGACCCGGTGGACGGCGTGGAGCCGCCGGACGACCTGGAGTACACGCACCCGGACCCGTGGGCGGAAGGAACGCTCGTTCCACCGCCAGGGCCCGGCGGGCGCATCCTCGTCACCAACAGCCTGGACGACACGCTGAGCCTCATCGAGCTGGACACCGTGGGCACGCCCGGCTTCAAGGAGCTGGCGCGCGTTCCGGTGGGCCTCAACCCGGTGGAGCTGGAGGGGCCGCACCACACGGCGGTGTCGCCCCGGGGTGACTTCTATTACGTCGGCATCTCCAACTACGTGCCGGGCGGCGGCTCCGGGCCCCACGGCACGCACGGCACGGGCGCCGAGGACGGCTACTGCCTGAAGCTGGATGCGCGCGACAACCGGCTCGTCGGCTCGGTGCGCGTGGACCCGAACCCCGGCGACGTCATCGTCAGCGCGGACGGGAGCACGCTGTACCAGACGCACTTCGACACGCTGAAGATTACCGAGGCCGCACGCCGGGGCGACGGCGAGGACAAGATGATTGCCCGGCTGGCCATCATCGACGCGGCGACGATGCGCCGGAAGGCCATGGTGGACGTGTGCCCCGCGCCACACGCGGTGCGCCTGTCCGCGGACGAGCGCACGGCGTACGTCGCGTGCTGGTCGGACGAGGTGGCCATCGTCGACCTGTCGGCGGCCCCGCCCACGGTGCAGCGGGTGAAGGTCTCCGCCAACACGGGCACGGCGGTGAACCCCCGGCACGAGCCTTACGCGCTCACCCTGTCGCCCACCACGGGCGAGGCGTGGGTCAGCTCCATGGCCAGCCGGCAGGTGCAGGTGCTCAACCCCGTCACGCGGACCATGGACCCGACGCGCACCGTGCAGGGGCTGCGCGGCCCGCCCATGTTCGGGGCCTTCACGGCGGACGGGCGCACGCTGTACCTGCCCTACCAGCTCGTGGATGCGCTGGCGGTTATCGACCCGACGACGGGCACCGTGCTGCGCGAGGTGGACCTGGCGGCGGCCGGCTGTCTCAACGCGCACCAGGTGACGCTGACGCCGGACGAGCGCCACGGGCTCGTCGTCTGCGAGGGTGACCACCGGGGCCCGGGCACGGTGCACGCGGTGGACCTGGCGGAGGGCACCGTGGTGGGCACGGTGACGGTGGGCATCTTCCCCGACTCGGTGAGCATCCTGCGGGGGCAGCCATGA
- a CDS encoding c-type cytochrome: MRRAGLGALAVLALLAAGCDGKDAPVTAAEYGERLFNDARLSESGFNAFSCATCHATTPTAPAGRLDSGYTLHDSAFRKSWWGGYETRLLDAVNFCYVNFMRGVAPLPEDSPQSRALYEYLVSISPNRDARPLPFTVVKDAAEVPRGNVARGGEVYRAACQGCHGEPHTGAGRLTELASILPEVTADYGETFPGVPPSLVVIEKVRHGQFFGVGGNMPPYSLEALSDADLGALLAFLEL, translated from the coding sequence ATGAGGCGCGCGGGCCTGGGAGCCCTGGCCGTGCTCGCCCTGCTGGCGGCGGGCTGTGACGGCAAGGATGCACCGGTGACGGCGGCGGAGTACGGCGAGCGGCTGTTCAACGACGCGCGGCTGTCGGAGAGCGGGTTCAACGCCTTCTCGTGCGCCACGTGTCATGCGACGACGCCCACGGCTCCGGCGGGGCGGCTGGACTCGGGGTACACGCTGCACGACTCGGCCTTCCGCAAGAGCTGGTGGGGCGGGTACGAGACGCGCCTGCTGGACGCGGTGAACTTCTGCTACGTCAACTTCATGCGGGGCGTGGCGCCGCTGCCGGAGGACTCGCCGCAGAGCCGCGCGCTGTACGAGTACCTGGTGAGCATCAGCCCCAACCGGGACGCCCGGCCGCTGCCCTTCACGGTGGTGAAGGACGCCGCCGAGGTGCCTCGCGGCAACGTGGCCCGCGGCGGCGAGGTGTACCGCGCGGCCTGCCAGGGCTGCCACGGCGAGCCGCACACGGGCGCGGGCCGGCTGACGGAGCTGGCCTCGATTCTGCCGGAGGTGACGGCCGACTACGGCGAGACGTTCCCCGGCGTGCCGCCGTCGCTGGTGGTCATCGAGAAGGTGCGGCACGGCCAGTTCTTCGGCGTCGGCGGCAACATGCCGCCCTACAGCCTGGAGGCCCTGTCCGACGCGGACCTGGGCGCGCTGCTCGCGTTCCTGGAGCTGTGA
- a CDS encoding DUF1444 family protein, whose translation MGFWDRLFGRKAPAAEPAAPTAPAPTANEARSVDPREYLLKQVEALLRADTTVEKVERHPESYGLNITRAGRQGSVFLDNLYADTRELPPEQRLHVIQRFLGSLWQEGPDTLPWEEVRERLLPVLRASTFGMAQLAQLGPDREMVSRRTLPFLLELLVVDLPESAMFVQRRHLQEWGASEDEAFAAAHANLANLSDGVELYDREPSPIWSVDTGDTYETSRLLHPGFLASFASRVQGRPIAILPERATLLIAGDANPDTVARLCESGDREYEAASRRLTPALYTVDDTGRVVPYLRPGDDALAQQMRLAHVRLALSEYTAQKESLDKVHQARDADVFVANLSAVFRKKDGRPITYCVWTHDVDPLLPRADMVSMNEAPMAYFLVPWAEVERLAPGCLTLVPELWPPRYRTTWPAPEVLERLRAAQVDLEDYEEP comes from the coding sequence ATGGGGTTCTGGGACAGGCTCTTCGGGAGGAAGGCTCCGGCGGCGGAGCCGGCCGCGCCGACGGCCCCCGCACCCACCGCGAACGAGGCGCGGAGCGTGGACCCGCGCGAGTACCTCCTGAAGCAGGTGGAGGCGCTGCTGCGCGCGGACACGACGGTGGAGAAGGTGGAGCGCCACCCGGAGAGCTACGGGCTCAACATCACCCGCGCCGGTCGCCAGGGCAGCGTCTTCCTGGACAACCTCTACGCCGACACCCGGGAGCTGCCGCCGGAGCAGCGCCTCCACGTCATCCAGCGCTTCCTCGGCTCGCTGTGGCAGGAGGGCCCGGACACGCTGCCGTGGGAGGAGGTCCGCGAGCGGCTGCTGCCCGTGCTGCGCGCGTCCACCTTCGGCATGGCGCAGCTCGCGCAGCTGGGGCCGGACCGGGAGATGGTGAGCCGGCGCACGCTGCCGTTCCTGCTGGAGTTGCTGGTGGTGGACCTGCCGGAGTCCGCCATGTTCGTCCAGCGCCGGCACCTCCAGGAGTGGGGCGCCAGTGAGGACGAGGCCTTCGCCGCGGCGCACGCCAACCTGGCCAACCTCTCCGACGGCGTGGAGCTGTATGACCGCGAGCCGAGCCCCATCTGGTCCGTGGACACCGGGGACACGTACGAGACGTCGCGGCTGCTGCACCCGGGCTTCCTCGCCTCCTTCGCCTCGCGGGTGCAGGGGCGCCCCATCGCCATCCTCCCGGAGCGCGCCACGCTGCTCATCGCCGGCGACGCCAACCCGGACACCGTGGCCCGCCTGTGCGAGAGCGGCGACCGCGAGTACGAGGCCGCGTCTCGCCGCCTCACCCCTGCGCTCTACACGGTGGACGACACGGGCCGCGTGGTGCCGTACCTGCGTCCTGGCGACGACGCGCTGGCGCAACAGATGCGGCTGGCCCACGTGCGCCTCGCGCTGTCCGAGTACACGGCGCAGAAGGAGTCGCTCGACAAGGTGCACCAGGCGCGGGACGCGGACGTGTTCGTCGCGAACCTCAGCGCCGTCTTCCGGAAGAAGGACGGGCGCCCCATCACCTATTGCGTGTGGACCCACGACGTGGACCCGCTGCTGCCGCGCGCGGACATGGTGTCGATGAACGAGGCGCCCATGGCGTACTTCCTGGTGCCGTGGGCGGAGGTGGAGCGGCTGGCGCCCGGCTGCCTCACGCTGGTGCCGGAGCTGTGGCCACCGCGCTACCGCACCACGTGGCCCGCGCCCGAGGTGCTGGAGCGGCTGCGTGCGGCGCAGGTGGATCTCGAGGACTACGAGGAGCCATGA
- a CDS encoding endonuclease V, with product MIACLDVDYRTELTVAVCVLFRAWTDSAEASHLVDRGPPAEPYEPGQFYRRELPHLLRVLAQVQEPLQAIIVDGYVWLGEERPGLGAHLYEALCRAVPVIGVAKTAFHSTGSAVPVLRGQSLRPLFVTAIGMETQAAADHVRRMHGNSRIPTMLSRVDRLCRGYFTVQPPT from the coding sequence ATGATTGCCTGTCTGGACGTGGACTACCGCACCGAGCTCACCGTGGCCGTGTGCGTGCTGTTCCGCGCCTGGACGGACTCCGCGGAGGCGTCGCACCTGGTGGACCGGGGCCCTCCGGCCGAGCCGTACGAGCCCGGCCAGTTCTACCGCCGCGAGCTGCCGCACCTGCTGCGGGTGCTGGCGCAGGTGCAGGAGCCGCTGCAGGCCATCATCGTGGACGGCTACGTGTGGCTGGGCGAGGAGCGGCCCGGCCTGGGCGCGCACCTGTACGAGGCGCTGTGCCGCGCGGTGCCCGTCATCGGCGTGGCGAAGACGGCGTTCCACTCCACCGGCTCCGCGGTGCCGGTGCTGCGCGGGCAGAGCCTGCGCCCGCTGTTCGTCACCGCCATCGGCATGGAGACGCAGGCCGCCGCGGACCACGTCCGGAGGATGCACGGCAACTCGCGCATCCCCACCATGTTGAGCCGCGTGGACCGGCTGTGCCGCGGGTACTTCACCGTGCAGCCGCCGACCTGA